A window from Culex pipiens pallens isolate TS chromosome 3, TS_CPP_V2, whole genome shotgun sequence encodes these proteins:
- the LOC120420476 gene encoding uncharacterized protein LOC120420476: protein MSAPANRKNVPATHTPVTTGFRCEFCHGLFAKQYLLKIHQHKLHGLPRTAEEAPPVVTPLPLPTLPLPSITTLVLPAIDTAAMAVVKARGEIPFAVLHIANEIPLIVRVLEQGPVSVLKAAENSDFRESQRGSPVGTSVPIAVVASIYQKFTEDGKVYYVIRGPGSRNLPTMTERVADPSPNREPEVPEGVLQESLGGGDIYKTLTQINCEHIEILPPKAPQRATATRSSSSSSLKRKNPNRNGPKVAAKKPVTSTPKKPKVITLVDDLKWQQNQNVPPNRANYQNIGTGPLLSPVRRRAEVLEQQPAEDPLADLNFHDLIQVDDDGLLPNVMNDFPGGFL from the exons ATGTCCGCCCCCGCCAACCGGAAGAACGTCCCCGCGACGCACACCCCCGTCACGACGGGTTTCCGGTGCGAGTTTTGCCACGGCCTGTTCGCCAAGCAGTATCTGCTGAAGATTCACCAGCACAAACTGCACGGATTGCCGCGGACGGCGGAGGAAGCACCTCCGGTGGTCACTCCGCTACCTCTTCCGACGCTGCCCCTGCCAAGCATCACGACGCTGGTACTTCCGGCGATCGACACGGCCGCCATGGCCGTAGTCAAAGCTCGGGGGGAGATCCCGTTCGCGGTGCTGCACATCGCCAACGAGATTCCGCTGATTGTCCGCGTGCTGGAGCAGGGACCGGTGAGCGTGCTGAAGGCGGCCGAAAACAGTGACTTCCGGGAGAGCCAGCGGGGCAGTCCGGTCGGAACGAGCGTCCCGATTGCTGTGGTGGCGTCGATTTATCAGAAGTTCACCGAGGACGGGAAGGTTTACTACGTGATTCGGGGACCGGGTTCGCGCAACCTGCCGACGATGACGGAACGGGTTGCGGATCCCTCCCCGAACAGGGAACCGGAAGTGCCGGAAGGTGTTCTGCAGGAGTCGCTCGGCGGGGGCGACATCTACAAGACGCTGACCCAGATTAACTGCGAACATATTGAGATATTGCCGCCCAAGG CTCCCCAGCGGGCCACCGCGACCAGGTCCTCCAGTTCTTCCAGCCTCAAGCGGAAGAACCCCAACCGGAACGGACCTAAAGTCGCAGCGAAGAAACCCGTGACGAGCACGCCCAAAAAGCCGAAAGTGATCACGCTGGTCGACGATCTCAAGTGGCAGCAGAACCAGAACGTGCCCCCAAACCGGGCCAACTACCAGAACATCGGAACCGGACCGCTTCTTTCGCCGGTCCGACGACGTGCCGAAGTGCTAGAACAACAACCCGCGGAAGACCCGCTTGCCGATCTCAACTTTCACGACCTGATTCAGGTCGACGACGACGGCCTGCTGCCGAATGTTATGAACGATTTTCCCGGAGGATTCCTGTAG